The bacterium genome contains a region encoding:
- a CDS encoding DMT family transporter, whose protein sequence is MGLNAVTDEREKHGLGILLTTASAIAYSTAGFFTRLIHLDVWTVLFWRGIFAGLFIAGFIVWQNRRATLAGARAVGGPGLLAAALSTLATIFFINAFRRTSVADVTIILATAPFITAALTWLWIGERESWTTLAASTAALSGVVVMVGGAVTAGHLFGDLLALGMTLCMAVMMIIIRKHRETPMLPAA, encoded by the coding sequence ATGGGGCTGAACGCGGTCACAGACGAGCGGGAGAAGCATGGGCTGGGCATTCTGCTGACGACCGCGTCGGCGATCGCCTATAGCACCGCCGGCTTTTTTACACGCCTGATCCACCTGGACGTGTGGACCGTGTTGTTCTGGCGAGGGATCTTTGCCGGTCTGTTCATCGCGGGCTTCATCGTGTGGCAAAACCGTAGAGCCACCCTGGCGGGAGCACGGGCCGTCGGAGGACCCGGCCTGCTCGCCGCCGCCCTCTCTACGCTCGCGACGATCTTCTTCATCAACGCATTCCGCCGCACGTCGGTGGCCGATGTCACGATAATTCTTGCAACGGCCCCCTTTATCACGGCAGCGCTCACTTGGCTTTGGATCGGCGAGCGCGAGAGCTGGACGACACTGGCCGCCAGCACGGCGGCGCTGTCCGGCGTGGTGGTGATGGTCGGCGGTGCCGTCACGGCAGGGCACCTCTTCGGTGATCTGCTCGCCCTCGGCATGACGCTCTGCATGGCCGTGATGATGATCATCATCCGGAAGCATCGGGAAACCCCGATGCTTCCGGCCGC